One window of Streptomyces sp. NBC_00273 genomic DNA carries:
- a CDS encoding lysoplasmalogenase — MSTAASPGRPAPAWAADRAPAGPGPRIGRIALLAFAVAAAVDLGSLLAGWHLGHVIAKPLLMPLLVTHMATRGAPRLLLAALLFGWGGDLALLFDAEPAFLVGMGSFAVGHVCYLVLFGKRPANALLGGAYALALLGTVALLWSDLPPDLRIPVAGYSLLLTAMAFRSSTLGLRAGIGGGLFLLSDTLIATGVAAWPQLPRPDFWIMATYLAAQYLLATGTTSREAGVR; from the coding sequence GTGAGCACCGCCGCGTCCCCGGGCCGACCCGCCCCCGCCTGGGCGGCGGACCGGGCGCCCGCCGGCCCCGGGCCGCGCATCGGCCGCATCGCCCTCCTGGCCTTCGCCGTGGCCGCCGCCGTCGACCTCGGCTCGCTGCTCGCCGGTTGGCACCTCGGGCACGTCATCGCCAAGCCGCTGCTGATGCCGCTGCTCGTGACCCACATGGCCACCCGCGGCGCACCCCGGCTACTGCTCGCCGCCCTGCTGTTCGGCTGGGGCGGCGACCTGGCCCTGCTCTTCGACGCCGAGCCCGCCTTCCTCGTCGGCATGGGCTCCTTCGCCGTCGGGCACGTCTGCTACCTCGTCCTCTTCGGCAAGCGACCCGCGAACGCGCTGCTCGGGGGCGCGTACGCGCTCGCCCTCCTCGGCACCGTCGCCCTGCTGTGGTCCGATCTGCCGCCCGACCTGCGGATCCCCGTGGCCGGCTACAGCCTGCTGCTCACCGCCATGGCCTTCCGCTCCAGCACCCTCGGCCTGCGGGCCGGGATCGGCGGCGGGCTGTTCCTGCTCTCCGACACCCTCATCGCCACCGGCGTCGCCGCATGGCCCCAGCTGCCCCGCCCGGACTTCTGGATCATGGCCACGTACCTGGCCGCCCAGTACCTGCTGGCCACTGGCACGACCTCCCGGGAAGCAGGCGTACGGTAG
- a CDS encoding zinc-dependent alcohol dehydrogenase family protein: MRATVIHAPHDIRVEEVPDAAIQRPEDAVVRVLRACICGSDLWAYRGEAARQPGQRIGHEFLGIVEETGSAVSGLRAGDLVVAPFMWSDGTCEYCSEGLYTSCEHGGFWGSVGHDGGQGEAVRVPHADGTLVKLPAEAVSDDHLLTGLLALSDVMGTGHHAALGAGVREGSTVAVVGDGAVGLCGVLAAKRLGAERIIALGRHTVRTDIAKLFGATDVVAERGEAAEAAVRELLGGRGAHAVIEAVGTEQSMRTAVNITRDGGAIGYVGVPHGSGTGLDLGVMFDRNITLRGGVAPVRAYIPELLEDVLSGAIDPAPVFDRAVSLDEVPDGYRAMDDRSALKVMIKS, translated from the coding sequence ATGCGCGCCACCGTCATCCACGCCCCGCACGACATACGCGTGGAGGAGGTGCCCGACGCTGCGATCCAGCGACCCGAGGACGCCGTCGTCCGCGTCCTGCGTGCCTGTATCTGCGGCAGCGACCTGTGGGCCTACCGCGGCGAGGCCGCGCGTCAGCCCGGCCAGCGCATCGGCCACGAGTTCCTGGGCATCGTCGAGGAGACCGGCTCCGCCGTGTCCGGCCTGCGGGCCGGCGACCTCGTCGTCGCGCCCTTCATGTGGTCGGACGGCACCTGTGAGTACTGCTCCGAGGGCCTCTACACCTCGTGCGAGCACGGCGGTTTCTGGGGCTCGGTCGGCCACGACGGAGGCCAGGGCGAGGCCGTCCGCGTCCCGCACGCCGACGGCACCCTGGTGAAGCTGCCCGCCGAGGCCGTTTCCGACGACCACCTGCTGACCGGGCTGCTCGCGCTGTCCGACGTCATGGGCACCGGCCACCACGCCGCGCTGGGCGCGGGCGTGCGCGAGGGCTCCACGGTCGCCGTCGTCGGCGACGGCGCGGTCGGCCTGTGCGGCGTCCTCGCCGCCAAGCGCCTGGGCGCCGAGCGGATCATCGCCCTGGGCCGCCACACCGTACGTACGGACATCGCCAAGCTCTTCGGGGCCACCGACGTCGTCGCCGAGCGCGGCGAGGCCGCCGAGGCGGCCGTGCGCGAGCTCCTCGGCGGCCGGGGCGCGCACGCGGTCATCGAGGCCGTCGGCACCGAGCAGTCGATGCGCACCGCCGTGAACATCACCCGCGACGGCGGGGCCATCGGCTACGTCGGCGTCCCGCACGGCAGCGGCACCGGCCTCGACCTCGGTGTCATGTTCGACCGCAACATCACCCTGCGCGGCGGTGTGGCCCCGGTCCGCGCGTACATCCCGGAGCTGCTGGAGGACGTGCTCAGCGGTGCGATCGACCCGGCGCCCGTCTTCGACCGGGCCGTGTCCCTGGACGAGGTCCCGGACGGCTACCGGGCGATGGACGACCGCAGCGCGCTCAAGGTGATGATCAAGTCCTGA
- the moaA gene encoding GTP 3',8-cyclase MoaA, with product MLLDTYGRVATDLRVSLTDRCNLRCTYCMPEEGLQWLGKSDLLSDDEIVRLIRIAVTQLGITEVRFTGGEPLLRPGLVGIVEQCAGLEPRPKMSLTTNGIGLKRTAQALKAAGLDRVNVSLDTLRPDVFKTLTRRDRHKDVIEGMAAAREAGLTPVKVNAVLMPGLNDDEAPDLLAWAVENAYELRFIEQMPLDAQHGWKRDGMITAGDILESLRTRFTLTEEGAAERGSAPAERWVVDGGPATVGVIASVTRPFCGACDRTRLTADGQVRTCLFATEESDLRAALRSGAPDEEIARLWKVAMWGKKAGSGLDDPSFLQPDRPMSAIGG from the coding sequence GTGCTTCTCGATACCTACGGCCGCGTGGCCACTGACCTGCGCGTCTCGCTGACGGACCGGTGCAATCTGCGCTGCACCTACTGCATGCCCGAAGAGGGGCTGCAGTGGCTCGGCAAGTCGGACCTGCTCAGTGACGACGAGATCGTCCGGTTGATCCGCATCGCGGTCACACAGCTGGGGATCACCGAGGTCCGGTTCACCGGCGGCGAGCCGCTGCTGCGGCCCGGCCTGGTCGGCATCGTCGAGCAGTGCGCCGGCCTGGAGCCCCGCCCCAAGATGTCCCTGACCACCAACGGTATCGGCCTGAAGCGCACCGCGCAGGCCCTGAAGGCCGCAGGCCTGGACCGGGTGAACGTTTCGCTGGACACCCTGCGGCCCGACGTCTTCAAGACCCTCACCCGCCGCGACCGGCACAAGGACGTCATCGAGGGCATGGCCGCGGCCCGCGAGGCCGGCCTCACCCCCGTCAAGGTCAACGCCGTACTCATGCCCGGCCTCAATGACGACGAGGCCCCCGACCTGCTGGCCTGGGCCGTGGAGAACGCGTACGAGCTCCGCTTCATCGAGCAGATGCCGCTGGACGCCCAGCACGGCTGGAAGCGCGACGGCATGATCACCGCCGGGGACATCCTGGAGTCCCTGCGCACCCGCTTCACGCTCACCGAGGAAGGCGCCGCCGAGCGCGGCTCCGCCCCGGCCGAGCGCTGGGTGGTCGACGGGGGCCCGGCCACCGTCGGTGTCATCGCCTCGGTCACCCGCCCGTTCTGCGGCGCCTGCGACCGTACGCGGCTCACGGCCGACGGCCAGGTGCGTACGTGTCTGTTCGCGACCGAGGAGTCCGACCTGCGGGCGGCCCTGCGCTCGGGCGCCCCGGACGAGGAGATCGCTCGGCTGTGGAAGGTCGCGATGTGGGGCAAGAAGGCCGGTTCCGGTCTCGACGACCCGTCCTTCCTGCAGCCCGACCGCCCGATGTCCGCGATCGGCGGCTGA
- a CDS encoding amidohydrolase family protein, translated as MTSEDRYTVISADCHAGADLLDYKPYLAKRHHEDFDAWAATYANPYEDLLADTADRNWNSARRLAELEADGIVAEVLFPNTIPPFFPKASLMAQPPTAAEYELRWAGLQAHNRWLADFCADAPGRRAGVAQILLNDVDAAVQEIRRTKAAGLTGGILLPGVPPGSTVPELYSAAYDPIWAVCDELHVPVNHHGGSASPPLGDEPAARAVFMVETTWFSHRALWHLVFGGAFRRHPGLKLVLTEQGSGWIPGVLEMLDYYHGRLVAASATAESKFGAGLAESMGRGPSEVWRDNCFVGASFMRPHEVPLRERIGLDKIMWGSDYPHDEGTTPFSREGLRIAYASLPREEVAAMVGGNAARVYGFDLALLDAVAAKHGPLVSEIAQPLTEIPPGATSPAFARGASVRVW; from the coding sequence GTGACGTCCGAGGACCGCTACACGGTGATCTCGGCGGACTGCCACGCGGGCGCCGACCTGCTCGACTACAAGCCGTACCTGGCCAAGCGCCACCACGAGGACTTCGACGCCTGGGCCGCCACGTACGCGAACCCGTACGAGGACCTCCTCGCGGACACCGCCGACCGCAACTGGAACTCGGCGCGCCGCCTCGCCGAACTCGAAGCGGACGGCATCGTCGCGGAAGTCCTCTTCCCGAACACCATCCCGCCGTTCTTCCCCAAGGCCTCCCTGATGGCCCAGCCCCCGACGGCCGCCGAGTACGAGCTGCGCTGGGCGGGGCTGCAGGCCCACAACCGCTGGCTGGCGGACTTCTGCGCGGACGCGCCGGGGCGGCGGGCGGGGGTGGCGCAGATCCTGCTGAACGACGTCGACGCGGCGGTGCAGGAGATCCGCCGCACGAAGGCGGCCGGCCTGACGGGCGGCATCCTGCTGCCGGGCGTCCCGCCCGGCTCCACCGTCCCCGAGCTGTACTCCGCCGCCTACGACCCCATCTGGGCGGTGTGCGACGAGCTGCACGTCCCCGTCAACCACCACGGCGGCTCGGCCTCACCGCCGCTCGGCGACGAACCGGCGGCCCGGGCCGTCTTCATGGTGGAGACGACCTGGTTCTCGCACCGCGCGCTGTGGCACCTCGTCTTCGGCGGGGCCTTCCGCCGCCACCCGGGCCTCAAGCTGGTCCTGACGGAGCAGGGCTCCGGGTGGATCCCCGGCGTGCTGGAGATGCTGGACTACTACCACGGCCGCCTGGTCGCGGCTTCGGCCACGGCCGAGTCCAAGTTCGGGGCGGGCCTCGCGGAGTCGATGGGCCGGGGCCCGAGCGAGGTCTGGCGGGACAACTGTTTCGTGGGAGCGAGCTTCATGCGCCCCCACGAGGTCCCGCTGCGGGAGCGGATCGGCCTCGACAAGATCATGTGGGGCAGCGACTACCCCCACGACGAGGGCACCACCCCCTTCTCCCGCGAAGGCCTCCGCATCGCCTACGCGAGCCTCCCGCGCGAGGAGGTCGCCGCGATGGTCGGCGGCAACGCGGCCCGCGTGTACGGCTTCGACCTCGCCCTGCTGGACGCGGTCGCCGCCAAGCACGGCCCCCTGGTCTCGGAGATCGCGCAGCCCCTGACGGAGATCCCGCCGGGGGCCACCAGCCCGGCGTTCGCCCGGGGCGCCTCGGTCCGCGTCTGGTGA
- a CDS encoding sterol desaturase family protein, with protein MPNLPDVVLWSIPAFVLLTVIEVVSYRLHPDEDAAGYDTKDAATSITMGLGSIGFDLLWKIPVVAVFTAVYELTPLRVPFLWWTALLMLLAQDFLYYWQHRLHHVIRILWACHVVHHSSRRFNLTTALRQPWTSATTWWFYLPMVALGVHPAAIPFCYGINLLYQFWVHTERIGKLPRPYEYVFNTPSHHRVHHASQGGYLDRNFGGILIVWDRMFGSWVGETDKPVYGLTKNIGTYNPLRVATHEYAAIARDVRAAGSWRQRAGHVFRGPGWQPAPAPAPASASAPAPATGTAADQATPAAPAVQETTA; from the coding sequence ATGCCGAACCTGCCCGATGTCGTGCTGTGGTCCATACCTGCCTTCGTGCTGCTCACCGTCATCGAGGTGGTGAGCTACCGGCTCCATCCCGACGAGGACGCCGCCGGCTACGACACCAAGGACGCCGCCACGAGCATCACCATGGGGCTCGGCAGCATCGGCTTCGACCTGCTCTGGAAGATCCCGGTCGTCGCCGTCTTCACCGCGGTCTACGAACTGACCCCGCTGCGCGTGCCGTTCCTGTGGTGGACCGCCCTGCTGATGCTGCTCGCCCAGGACTTCCTCTACTACTGGCAGCACCGCCTCCACCACGTCATCCGCATCCTGTGGGCCTGCCACGTGGTCCACCACAGCAGCCGGCGGTTCAACCTCACCACCGCCCTGCGCCAGCCCTGGACCAGCGCGACCACCTGGTGGTTCTACCTGCCGATGGTGGCCCTCGGGGTGCACCCGGCGGCGATCCCCTTCTGCTACGGGATCAACCTGCTCTACCAGTTCTGGGTCCACACCGAGCGCATCGGAAAGCTGCCGCGGCCCTACGAGTACGTCTTCAACACCCCCTCCCACCACCGGGTCCACCACGCCTCGCAGGGCGGCTACCTGGACCGCAACTTCGGCGGCATCCTGATCGTCTGGGACCGGATGTTCGGGTCCTGGGTGGGGGAGACGGACAAGCCCGTCTACGGGCTCACCAAGAACATCGGCACCTACAACCCCCTGCGCGTGGCCACCCACGAGTACGCGGCCATCGCCCGGGACGTGCGCGCCGCCGGGAGTTGGCGCCAGCGGGCCGGACACGTCTTCCGCGGCCCCGGCTGGCAGCCCGCACCCGCACCCGCGCCTGCGTCTGCGTCAGCACCCGCTCCGGCCACCGGTACCGCCGCCGACCAGGCCACCCCCGCCGCCCCGGCCGTACAGGAGACCACCGCGTGA
- a CDS encoding DUF3099 domain-containing protein, translated as MGLAEDVRGRQRRYVISMAIRTLSVIATVLLWNVQRPVAIVTLVAGALLPYVAVVIANAGRESTPSLPSHFVPAPVRPALDAGNLKKSSDQS; from the coding sequence ATGGGTCTCGCCGAGGACGTGCGGGGTCGCCAGCGGCGATACGTGATCTCCATGGCGATCAGGACCCTGTCGGTCATCGCGACCGTGCTGTTGTGGAACGTGCAGCGCCCGGTGGCCATCGTGACGCTCGTGGCCGGAGCCCTGCTCCCGTACGTGGCCGTGGTCATCGCCAACGCCGGGCGCGAATCGACGCCCTCGCTGCCCTCGCACTTCGTTCCGGCCCCCGTGCGACCGGCGCTGGACGCGGGAAACCTCAAGAAAAGCTCAGATCAATCGTGA
- a CDS encoding GlsB/YeaQ/YmgE family stress response membrane protein — MGWLWAIIVGFVLGLIAKAILPGKQHQPLWLTTLFGIVGAVLGNAVATWIGVGETAGIDWTRHLLQIAGAVLVVALGEMMYGAIKGKRQTT; from the coding sequence ATGGGTTGGTTGTGGGCGATCATCGTCGGTTTCGTGCTGGGGCTGATAGCCAAGGCCATCCTGCCGGGCAAGCAGCACCAGCCCCTGTGGCTGACCACCCTCTTCGGCATCGTCGGTGCCGTCCTCGGCAATGCGGTGGCCACGTGGATCGGTGTGGGCGAGACCGCGGGCATCGACTGGACCCGGCACCTGCTGCAGATCGCCGGAGCGGTCCTCGTGGTCGCGCTCGGCGAGATGATGTACGGAGCGATCAAGGGCAAGCGGCAGACGACGTGA
- a CDS encoding DUF485 domain-containing protein yields MTTEAAPPPGSAGTPTAAPTAADYASVQQSAEFAELRSSYRSFAFPLTVAFIAWYLLYVLLSNYAGGFMGTKLFGNINVALVLGLAQFATTFLIAWLYARHAAAKLDPKAEAIKARMEAAE; encoded by the coding sequence GTGACCACCGAAGCAGCGCCGCCGCCCGGCAGCGCGGGAACGCCCACGGCGGCCCCCACGGCAGCTGATTACGCGAGCGTCCAGCAGAGCGCGGAGTTCGCCGAACTGCGCAGCTCCTACCGCTCCTTCGCCTTCCCGCTCACCGTGGCCTTCATCGCCTGGTACCTGCTCTACGTCCTGCTGTCCAACTACGCGGGCGGCTTCATGGGGACCAAGCTCTTCGGCAACATCAACGTCGCCCTCGTGCTCGGCCTCGCCCAGTTCGCGACGACCTTCCTGATCGCGTGGCTCTACGCACGGCACGCCGCCGCGAAGCTCGACCCCAAGGCCGAGGCCATCAAGGCGCGGATGGAGGCCGCCGAATGA
- a CDS encoding amidohydrolase family protein, which yields MSANEDRPGNPTEDRTEDPYLIISSDCHAGLPTEQYRPYLDSRFHPQFDEFLGERDARRAEATRLGVRNEAFAEKWFHDHAEGLKGGWDTGQRLKELDGDGVAAEVVFPDADAVDSQTAAPFGVGLGLSGDQDPELGMAGAQAHNRWLAEFVGQNPERHCGVALLPITGEPEKVVAEIHRAKASGLGALMIPAMWVDKAPYHDRRYDPVWAAAAEAQMPIVTHSGSSPRHEYGDHLGIFVSEVTWWPARPLWFLLWSGVFERHPGLKFGVAEAGCWWLPNQLWFMDRLYLGAHGGKKLSPFEELKRPPSEYLDRQVFICATNTKRRELAQRYEIGVDNILWGSDFPHPEGTWPNTRAWLKNTFHDIPVAETRRMLGLAAADVFGFDTAKLAPIARRIGPTPAELGQSPDQAAVEASWARSREVGRHWLTDHDFPVLGVNP from the coding sequence GTGAGTGCGAACGAAGACCGGCCCGGGAACCCGACCGAGGACCGGACCGAAGACCCGTACCTGATCATCTCCTCCGACTGCCACGCGGGCCTGCCCACCGAGCAGTACCGGCCCTACCTGGACTCCCGCTTCCACCCCCAGTTCGACGAGTTCCTCGGCGAACGCGACGCCCGCCGGGCGGAGGCCACCCGCCTCGGCGTCCGCAACGAGGCCTTCGCCGAGAAGTGGTTCCACGACCACGCGGAAGGCCTCAAGGGCGGCTGGGACACCGGGCAGCGGCTGAAGGAACTCGACGGCGACGGCGTGGCCGCCGAGGTCGTCTTCCCCGACGCGGACGCCGTCGACAGCCAGACCGCCGCCCCCTTCGGCGTCGGCCTCGGCCTCTCCGGCGACCAGGACCCCGAGCTCGGCATGGCGGGCGCGCAGGCGCACAACCGCTGGCTCGCGGAGTTCGTCGGGCAGAACCCGGAGCGGCACTGCGGAGTCGCCCTGCTCCCCATCACGGGCGAGCCGGAGAAGGTCGTCGCCGAGATCCACCGGGCCAAGGCGTCCGGGCTGGGCGCGCTGATGATCCCCGCGATGTGGGTGGACAAGGCGCCCTACCACGACCGCCGCTACGACCCCGTATGGGCGGCCGCCGCCGAAGCGCAGATGCCGATCGTCACCCACTCCGGGTCCTCGCCGCGCCACGAGTACGGCGACCACCTGGGCATCTTCGTCTCCGAGGTCACCTGGTGGCCGGCCCGCCCGCTGTGGTTCCTGCTCTGGTCGGGGGTCTTCGAACGCCACCCCGGCCTGAAGTTCGGCGTCGCAGAGGCGGGCTGCTGGTGGCTGCCGAACCAGCTGTGGTTCATGGACCGGCTCTACCTCGGCGCGCACGGCGGCAAGAAGCTCTCGCCGTTCGAGGAGCTGAAGCGGCCGCCCAGCGAGTACCTGGACCGCCAGGTGTTCATCTGCGCGACGAACACCAAGCGCCGGGAGCTCGCGCAGCGGTACGAGATCGGCGTCGACAACATCCTGTGGGGCTCGGACTTCCCGCACCCCGAGGGCACCTGGCCGAACACCCGGGCCTGGCTGAAGAACACCTTCCACGACATCCCGGTCGCCGAGACCCGCCGGATGCTCGGGCTCGCGGCGGCCGACGTCTTCGGCTTCGATACCGCGAAGCTGGCCCCGATCGCCCGCCGGATCGGCCCCACCCCGGCGGAACTGGGCCAGTCCCCGGACCAGGCGGCGGTGGAGGCCTCCTGGGCCCGCTCCCGCGAGGTGGGCCGCCACTGGCTCACCGACCACGACTTCCCGGTCCTGGGGGTGAACCCGTGA
- a CDS encoding solute symporter family protein has translation MSGSHHLTTLAAGASEHRPLIITLFGLFVVATLIITVWAGRQTRGAADFYAGGRQFTGFQNGLAISGDYMSAASFLGIAGAIALFGYDGFLYSIGFLVAWLVALLLVAEPLRNSGRYTMGDVLAYRMRQRPVRTAAGTSTIVVSIFYLLAQMAGAGVLVSLLLGITSDGGKVAVVALVGVLMIVYVTIGGMKGTTWVQMIKAVLLIAGALLITFLVLLKFNFNISDLLGKAAENSGQGVKFLEPGLKYGKDSTSKLDFLSLGLALVLGTAGLPHILIRFYTVPTAKAARKSVNWAIGIIGAFYLMTIALGFGAAALLKRADILASNKAGNTAAPLLAQAVGGGPDSTGGAILLAVISAVAFATILAVVAGLTLASSSSFAHDLYVNVIRKGKATEKEEMRAARWSTVVIGAVAIGLGALARDLNVAGLVALAFAVAASANLPTILYSLFWKRFTTQGALWSIYGGLISAVGLVLFSPVVSGKPTSMFKDADFFWFPLENPGIISIPLGFLLGWLGTVLSKEKADPQKFAELEVRSLTGTGAH, from the coding sequence ATGAGCGGCTCGCACCACCTGACGACGCTCGCCGCGGGAGCCTCCGAGCACCGCCCGCTGATCATCACCTTGTTCGGGCTGTTCGTCGTCGCCACCCTGATCATCACCGTCTGGGCCGGCCGCCAGACCCGGGGCGCCGCCGACTTCTACGCGGGCGGCCGCCAGTTCACCGGTTTCCAGAACGGCCTCGCCATCTCCGGCGACTACATGTCCGCCGCGTCCTTCCTCGGCATCGCCGGAGCCATCGCCCTCTTCGGCTACGACGGCTTCCTCTACTCGATCGGCTTCCTCGTCGCCTGGCTGGTCGCCCTGCTGCTCGTCGCCGAGCCGCTGCGCAACTCCGGCCGCTACACGATGGGCGACGTCCTCGCGTACCGGATGCGCCAGCGGCCCGTCCGCACCGCCGCCGGCACCTCCACCATCGTGGTTTCGATCTTCTACCTGCTCGCCCAGATGGCCGGCGCCGGCGTGCTCGTCTCGCTGCTCCTGGGCATCACCAGCGACGGCGGCAAGGTGGCCGTCGTCGCGCTGGTCGGCGTACTGATGATCGTCTACGTGACCATCGGCGGAATGAAGGGCACCACCTGGGTCCAGATGATCAAGGCGGTGCTGCTGATCGCGGGCGCCCTGCTGATCACCTTCCTGGTGCTGCTGAAGTTCAACTTCAACATCTCCGACCTGCTGGGCAAGGCCGCCGAGAACAGCGGACAGGGGGTGAAGTTCCTCGAACCCGGTCTCAAGTACGGCAAGGACTCGACCTCGAAGCTGGACTTCCTCTCGCTGGGCCTCGCCCTCGTCCTCGGCACCGCAGGGCTTCCGCACATCCTGATCCGCTTCTACACCGTCCCCACCGCCAAGGCCGCCCGCAAGTCCGTGAACTGGGCCATCGGCATCATCGGCGCGTTCTACCTGATGACCATCGCCCTCGGCTTCGGGGCCGCGGCCCTGCTGAAGAGGGCCGACATCCTGGCCTCTAACAAGGCCGGCAACACCGCCGCACCCCTGCTCGCCCAGGCCGTCGGCGGCGGCCCCGACTCCACCGGTGGCGCCATCCTGCTCGCCGTGATCTCCGCGGTCGCCTTCGCCACCATCCTGGCCGTCGTCGCGGGCCTCACCCTCGCCTCCTCCTCGTCCTTCGCGCACGACCTGTACGTGAACGTGATCCGCAAGGGCAAGGCCACCGAGAAGGAGGAGATGCGCGCGGCCCGCTGGTCCACCGTCGTCATCGGAGCCGTCGCCATCGGCCTCGGCGCACTGGCCCGCGACCTGAACGTGGCCGGCCTGGTCGCGCTCGCCTTCGCGGTCGCCGCCTCCGCGAACCTGCCGACGATCCTCTACAGCCTCTTCTGGAAGCGCTTCACCACCCAGGGCGCCCTCTGGTCCATCTACGGCGGACTGATCTCGGCGGTCGGCCTGGTGCTGTTCTCCCCGGTGGTGTCCGGAAAGCCCACCTCCATGTTCAAGGACGCGGACTTCTTCTGGTTCCCGCTGGAGAACCCGGGGATCATCTCGATCCCCCTCGGCTTCCTGCTGGGCTGGCTGGGAACCGTCCTCTCCAAGGAGAAGGCAGACCCCCAGAAGTTCGCCGAGCTGGAGGTGCGCTCCCTCACCGGAACAGGGGCGCACTGA
- a CDS encoding S8 family serine peptidase, translating into MDQLGSRAPKKRSRALAVPVGLALTASLAFLPAISASAAPLGNTADTATASKADASGPKLSYVANLNAYATVKAAKKAVERAGGTVVTAYEQIGVVVAHSQNPDFAKQLRAQRGLFVSVGATRTAPMSAARTTEEGATQQLGAADAAKAAAAAQEGQEPLEPNQWDLRTIKADKAHKINDGSRNVTVGIIDTGVDDTHPDLAPNFSKGQSANCVGGVADTTEGAWRPYPDGSDHGTHVAGTIGAARNGIGISGVAPGVKIAAIKVSEPGTSLFYTEAVVCGFMFAAEKGIEVTNNSYYVDPWLFNCKSDDDQKALVEAIGRATKYAERKGTLHIASAGNSNQDLAAPSLEDTTSPNDTTPVPRTIDPKVCLDLPTQLPGVVTVSATGDKGLRSYYSSYGLGVVDVAAPGGDKWQVPDTPDANGRVLSTVPGGGYGYKQGTSMAAPHVAGVAALLKSAHPSATPSQLQAMLKAQSTKAACPTQIYDAAGTLIDATTCTSKWGQTGYYGYGVIDALKAVK; encoded by the coding sequence ATGGATCAGCTGGGGTCGCGTGCGCCCAAGAAGCGCAGCCGTGCTCTCGCCGTACCCGTCGGCCTGGCGCTCACCGCCTCGCTCGCCTTCCTGCCCGCGATCTCGGCCTCGGCCGCCCCGCTGGGCAATACGGCCGACACGGCGACGGCCTCGAAGGCCGATGCCTCCGGCCCCAAGCTGTCGTACGTGGCCAACCTGAACGCGTACGCCACGGTGAAGGCGGCGAAGAAGGCCGTCGAGCGGGCCGGCGGAACGGTGGTGACGGCCTACGAGCAGATCGGGGTCGTGGTCGCACACTCCCAGAACCCGGACTTCGCCAAGCAGTTGCGCGCCCAGCGCGGCCTGTTCGTGTCGGTCGGCGCCACCCGGACGGCCCCGATGTCGGCGGCGCGGACCACCGAGGAGGGAGCGACCCAGCAGTTGGGCGCGGCGGACGCCGCCAAGGCGGCGGCAGCGGCCCAGGAGGGTCAGGAGCCGCTGGAGCCCAACCAGTGGGACCTGCGGACGATCAAGGCCGACAAGGCTCACAAGATCAACGATGGCAGCCGGAACGTCACCGTGGGCATCATCGACACGGGAGTCGACGACACCCACCCCGATCTCGCCCCGAACTTCTCCAAGGGCCAGTCGGCCAACTGCGTGGGCGGCGTCGCCGACACCACCGAGGGCGCCTGGCGCCCGTACCCCGACGGCAGCGACCACGGCACGCACGTGGCCGGCACCATCGGAGCCGCGCGCAACGGCATCGGCATCAGCGGTGTCGCGCCGGGCGTGAAGATCGCCGCGATCAAGGTGAGCGAGCCCGGGACCAGCCTCTTCTACACCGAGGCGGTCGTCTGCGGCTTCATGTTCGCCGCCGAGAAGGGGATCGAGGTGACCAACAACAGCTACTACGTCGACCCGTGGCTCTTCAACTGCAAGTCCGACGACGACCAGAAGGCGCTGGTGGAGGCCATCGGACGGGCCACCAAGTACGCCGAGCGCAAGGGCACGCTCCACATCGCCTCGGCCGGCAACTCCAACCAGGACCTGGCCGCGCCCTCCCTGGAGGACACGACCAGCCCGAACGACACCACCCCGGTGCCGCGCACCATCGACCCGAAGGTCTGCCTGGACCTGCCCACGCAGCTGCCGGGCGTGGTCACCGTCTCCGCGACCGGCGACAAGGGCCTGCGTTCGTACTACTCCAGCTACGGCCTCGGGGTCGTGGACGTCGCCGCCCCCGGCGGCGACAAGTGGCAGGTCCCGGACACCCCGGACGCCAACGGACGCGTGCTGTCGACCGTCCCGGGCGGGGGCTACGGCTACAAGCAGGGCACCTCGATGGCCGCACCGCACGTCGCGGGCGTCGCGGCGCTCCTCAAGAGCGCCCACCCGTCGGCCACGCCCTCGCAGCTCCAGGCGATGCTGAAGGCCCAGTCCACGAAGGCGGCCTGCCCGACGCAGATATACGACGCCGCGGGCACCCTGATCGACGCCACCACCTGCACGAGCAAGTGGGGCCAGACGGGCTACTACGGCTACGGCGTGATCGACGCGCTCAAGGCCGTGAAGTAA